In Methanofastidiosum sp., one genomic interval encodes:
- a CDS encoding metal ABC transporter substrate-binding protein produces MPTFSSAEKIKVICTTTTMKYFVQEVGGDRIDAIALVQPGICPDHFDVRPSTVSEINTASLVVYHGIEPWLDNMINASENKNIKKLMLQGPWGTPPLAKAKINSIKDSLIEIDPSNKSFYEKNAAEISLELDELNENILTQAKELGTSDYKAIAMAWQKPFSEWIGLEVVESYQPPETLSVQTVQNLVVKGKDEGITFVIDNLQSGTTLGAQMADEIGGRHLVFSNYPEAIPGTETIAEMIQYNADQLFGSIKQAQNESKEITQLKSHISSISNQLVIFQGISIILLIITIALGAMLYKRKN; encoded by the coding sequence ATGCCTACTTTCTCTTCGGCAGAAAAAATTAAAGTTATTTGCACAACAACAACAATGAAATATTTTGTCCAAGAAGTAGGGGGCGACAGGATAGACGCTATAGCCTTAGTGCAACCAGGTATATGCCCAGACCATTTTGACGTAAGACCAAGCACAGTATCTGAGATAAATACAGCATCACTTGTAGTTTACCACGGCATTGAGCCTTGGCTGGATAATATGATAAATGCATCAGAAAATAAAAATATCAAAAAACTTATGCTTCAAGGTCCATGGGGGACACCACCTCTTGCCAAAGCGAAGATCAATTCAATAAAAGATTCATTGATTGAAATTGACCCATCGAATAAATCTTTTTATGAGAAAAATGCCGCAGAAATTTCCCTTGAATTAGACGAACTAAATGAGAACATATTGACCCAAGCAAAAGAACTTGGAACTTCAGATTACAAGGCAATAGCAATGGCATGGCAAAAACCATTCTCTGAGTGGATAGGCCTAGAAGTTGTTGAATCATATCAACCACCTGAAACTTTGTCTGTCCAGACTGTTCAAAACCTTGTGGTAAAGGGTAAGGATGAAGGCATCACATTTGTAATCGATAATCTTCAGAGCGGAACAACATTAGGTGCACAAATGGCCGATGAGATTGGCGGAAGGCACTTAGTTTTCTCTAATTATCCTGAAGCAATCCCCGGTACAGAAACAATTGCAGAAATGATCCAATACAACGCAGATCAGTTATTTGGCTCAATAAAACAGGCCCAAAACGAATCAAAAGAAATAACTCAGCTCAAATCACACATTTCTTCTATTTCAAATCAACTAGTCATATTCCAAGGGATCTCTATAATATTATTAATCATAACAATAGCTTTAGGAGCAATGCTCTACAAGAGGAAAAATTAA
- a CDS encoding cofactor-independent phosphoglycerate mutase: MKYIVVCGDGMADYPLEDKGNKTVLELSDIPNINMIAKEGAMGELKTVPNGFEAGSDVANLSILGYDPKQYYTGRGPLEAYSIGVELEEGDIAFRCNIITEENGIIKDYSSGHITTLESTDLLKKVSKSFDVGKFYPGVSYRHLFVYKGDNSFVCTPPHDVVGQKVSDNLIKGRNADVLNKMMLDSKKILMEHPVNKKRISEGKNPGNMLWLWGQGKKIPMEPFSQKFGMNGGVISAVDLIKGIGYGAKMKVIDVPGATGFIDTNYEGKADYALKALEDIDFIYIHVEAPDEAGHSGDLEMKIKAIEDLDKMVVGRILNKLDGKGFDYNISIVADHPTPIKLKTHVSDPVPFAVYSEKIQKDKTSHYNEKEAKNGRFGLINGSEFIELLKKQ; the protein is encoded by the coding sequence ATGAAATATATAGTGGTATGCGGAGACGGAATGGCCGATTATCCTCTCGAAGATAAGGGGAACAAAACTGTACTTGAACTTTCTGATATCCCAAATATCAACATGATTGCAAAGGAAGGTGCAATGGGGGAATTAAAAACAGTACCTAATGGATTTGAAGCTGGCTCAGACGTTGCAAATCTTTCAATTTTAGGTTACGATCCTAAACAGTACTATACCGGCAGAGGACCTCTTGAGGCGTATAGCATTGGCGTTGAACTTGAAGAAGGCGATATAGCATTTAGATGCAATATTATAACAGAAGAAAACGGAATTATAAAGGACTATTCCTCAGGCCACATCACAACACTCGAATCAACAGACCTACTAAAAAAAGTTTCTAAATCATTTGATGTAGGGAAATTTTATCCTGGAGTAAGTTACAGGCATCTATTTGTCTATAAAGGAGATAATAGCTTTGTCTGCACACCTCCGCACGATGTAGTTGGGCAAAAAGTATCTGATAATTTAATTAAAGGTAGAAATGCAGATGTACTGAACAAGATGATGCTTGACTCCAAAAAAATACTAATGGAGCACCCAGTCAATAAAAAAAGAATTTCCGAGGGTAAGAATCCAGGTAACATGTTATGGCTTTGGGGGCAGGGCAAGAAAATACCAATGGAGCCATTTTCCCAGAAATTTGGGATGAATGGTGGCGTAATATCTGCTGTTGACTTGATAAAAGGGATAGGCTATGGCGCAAAAATGAAAGTCATCGATGTTCCTGGTGCAACAGGATTCATTGATACAAACTATGAAGGGAAAGCAGATTACGCTCTAAAAGCCTTAGAAGATATTGACTTCATCTATATACATGTTGAAGCGCCAGACGAAGCAGGGCACTCCGGAGACCTTGAAATGAAGATCAAAGCAATTGAAGATCTGGACAAAATGGTTGTCGGAAGAATCCTAAATAAACTTGATGGAAAAGGCTTTGACTATAACATCAGTATAGTAGCGGATCATCCAACACCTATTAAGCTGAAGACACATGTATCAGACCCAGTACCATTTGCAGTTTACTCGGAAAAAATTCAGAAAGACAAGACTTCTCATTACAATGAAAAAGAAGCAAAAAATGGTAGATTCGGCTTAATCAATGGAAGTGAATTTATAGAACTTTTAAAGAAACAATAA
- the fsa gene encoding fructose-6-phosphate aldolase: MKFFLDTANIEQIRDAASLGLIEGVTTNPSLISKEKKPFKDIILEICKIVDGPISAEVTCSDHKGMIEEALKLSDIHKNIVIKVPITKDGLKAVKSLSEQGVKTNVTLIFSATQALLAAKAGASYVSPFVGRLDDISTDGMNLIAEIQQIYRNYSFETEVIIASIRHPIHVLQAAMMGADIATVPHDVLMKLINHPLTDIGIEKFMCDWKKVAHKEI, encoded by the coding sequence ATGAAATTTTTTTTGGATACTGCAAATATCGAACAGATTAGAGATGCAGCAAGTCTTGGATTGATTGAAGGAGTTACAACAAACCCATCCCTAATCTCTAAAGAAAAAAAACCTTTCAAAGATATAATCCTTGAAATTTGCAAGATTGTTGATGGGCCAATATCGGCTGAAGTTACATGTTCTGACCATAAGGGAATGATCGAAGAAGCGCTGAAATTATCGGACATCCATAAGAATATTGTAATAAAGGTTCCAATTACAAAGGACGGACTCAAGGCAGTGAAGTCATTATCCGAGCAAGGTGTAAAAACCAATGTTACCCTTATCTTCTCTGCAACTCAAGCACTTCTAGCTGCAAAAGCTGGTGCATCATATGTTTCTCCATTTGTTGGAAGATTAGACGATATTTCAACTGATGGCATGAATCTTATTGCAGAGATTCAACAGATATATAGAAACTACTCATTTGAAACTGAGGTCATAATTGCAAGTATCAGACACCCAATCCATGTGTTGCAGGCTGCAATGATGGGCGCAGACATCGCAACAGTACCTCATGATGTTTTGATGAAACTTATCAATCACCCTCTGACTGATATTGGTATTGAGAAGTTCATGTGTGACTGGAAAAAGGTAGCGCACAAGGAGATTTAA
- a CDS encoding ATPase gives MFKIDISSSYERFGLDKNPFTDLSSEAIRDIEKIHVSQEVDSRIADILSDVIGESSGIALSLVGPLGSGKTQRLKGVHKLIQESGGMSIYQKIDSNDIIKVTLDIFSYFSEYEDEEEVQQIHEEIVVPEETAFEEEGYEQDYQEEKLSFFQKIKRFFSGGRKAGSSVEEYEDSELTRANYDSQDIGNQLIDYLGEYKRSALIIDEMENILTASNTDLILFFEFLREFISNMPESSVFIMACTNNAYERIREINPAFVARLHNELFSEPLSDERAIKLVQKRLEYNRKKSIINPLYPFEESAIVLANSMAKGNPRDLLKLLHTVLFTSTRDNFVEFIDDRYLAKVLTGPSSIDEYIRRVPSDLREDVRIIIEKYGGGPVTYIQLAKDTQESVTKQYTKLEELVAMGILTSEKGKYRINNSVIQMVRAAIRKESDKPKEGKKETKR, from the coding sequence ATGTTTAAAATAGATATTTCTTCCTCATATGAAAGATTTGGTCTAGACAAAAATCCTTTTACGGATCTCTCATCTGAGGCTATAAGAGATATCGAAAAGATTCATGTTTCTCAAGAGGTAGACTCTCGTATTGCCGATATTCTTTCTGATGTTATCGGAGAAAGTTCAGGTATAGCGCTTTCACTCGTTGGGCCCTTAGGTTCAGGTAAAACTCAGAGATTGAAAGGAGTTCATAAACTCATACAGGAATCAGGAGGAATGTCAATCTATCAGAAGATTGACTCAAATGATATAATCAAAGTAACTCTTGATATTTTTTCATATTTTTCTGAATACGAGGATGAAGAAGAGGTACAACAAATCCATGAAGAAATTGTTGTGCCTGAAGAAACTGCATTCGAAGAAGAAGGATACGAACAGGATTATCAAGAAGAAAAACTTTCGTTTTTCCAGAAAATAAAGAGATTTTTTTCTGGAGGGCGTAAAGCTGGATCAAGTGTGGAGGAATACGAAGATTCTGAACTTACAAGAGCGAATTATGACTCTCAGGACATTGGAAATCAGCTAATAGACTATCTTGGTGAATATAAGAGGTCCGCCCTCATTATTGATGAAATGGAAAACATTTTGACGGCCTCTAATACTGACCTTATTCTTTTCTTTGAATTTTTAAGAGAATTCATTAGTAACATGCCAGAATCAAGTGTATTTATCATGGCATGCACCAACAATGCTTATGAAAGAATAAGAGAAATAAATCCAGCCTTTGTAGCAAGACTCCACAATGAATTGTTCTCTGAACCTCTCTCTGATGAGCGTGCAATAAAACTTGTCCAGAAGAGACTTGAATACAACAGAAAAAAATCAATAATAAATCCACTTTACCCCTTTGAAGAAAGTGCCATAGTTCTTGCAAACAGTATGGCAAAAGGAAATCCAAGAGATCTACTAAAGTTGCTTCACACCGTTTTGTTTACATCTACGAGAGATAACTTTGTGGAGTTTATAGATGACAGATACCTTGCGAAAGTTTTGACTGGACCATCGTCAATTGATGAATACATCAGGAGAGTTCCTTCAGATTTGAGAGAAGATGTCAGAATAATAATTGAAAAGTATGGCGGAGGACCAGTAACATACATCCAACTTGCAAAGGACACTCAAGAATCAGTAACAAAACAGTATACTAAACTGGAAGAGTTAGTTGCAATGGGTATTCTGACCAGCGAAAAAGGAAAATACCGAATAAATAATTCTGTTATCCAGATGGTTAGGGCCGCAATTAGAAAAGAAAGTGACAAACCTAAAGAAGGTAAAAAAGAGACAAAAAGGTAA
- the mce gene encoding methylmalonyl-CoA epimerase, whose product MIKKIDHIGIAVNNLAESLSFYEDVLGLKVEGIEEVPEQKVKVGFLDIGGVHLELLESTETDGPVAKFIEKRGEGIHHIAILVDNIEKSIEIMKNKDVKLIDEIPKKGAGGSKMAFVHPKSTHGILLELYEK is encoded by the coding sequence ATGATAAAAAAAATAGACCATATTGGTATAGCTGTGAATAATTTAGCAGAATCTTTGAGTTTTTATGAAGATGTTCTTGGATTAAAAGTAGAGGGTATTGAAGAAGTTCCCGAGCAGAAAGTGAAAGTTGGATTTCTTGACATTGGAGGGGTACATCTAGAGCTTTTAGAATCAACAGAGACTGACGGCCCTGTTGCAAAGTTTATAGAAAAAAGGGGAGAAGGTATACATCACATTGCAATTTTAGTTGACAACATAGAAAAGAGCATAGAGATAATGAAAAATAAAGACGTGAAACTTATTGATGAAATCCCAAAAAAAGGTGCTGGCGGATCTAAGATGGCCTTTGTACATCCTAAAAGTACACATGGGATATTATTAGAATTATATGAGAAATAG
- a CDS encoding ribulose-phosphate 3-epimerase → MAKLAPSILSADFSRLGDDILEAENAGADLIHIDVMDGHFVPNITIGPLVVDAVSRVTELPIDVHLMIENPSDYVELFSKSLDKKDRDISLDYISFHIEASYHPHRLLNRIRELKVKSGIALNPSTPVNTISHLLDSMDLLILMTVNPGFGGQSFIETMLPKIKEAKKLVKGNDIEILVDGGVTEKNIKKIQDAGADILVAGSAVFNKKDSIKNNIIRLKALV, encoded by the coding sequence ATGGCGAAACTTGCGCCTTCAATTCTTTCTGCTGATTTCTCTAGACTCGGAGACGACATACTAGAGGCAGAAAACGCCGGTGCAGATTTAATACATATCGACGTGATGGATGGGCACTTTGTTCCAAATATTACAATTGGGCCACTGGTCGTTGATGCAGTATCTAGAGTTACTGAACTTCCGATTGATGTCCATTTAATGATTGAAAATCCTTCTGATTATGTTGAACTATTTTCTAAATCCCTAGACAAAAAAGACAGAGACATCTCTCTTGACTATATCTCTTTTCACATTGAAGCGTCATATCACCCACACAGACTTTTGAACAGAATAAGAGAGCTAAAAGTGAAATCGGGAATAGCTTTGAATCCATCAACTCCAGTCAATACAATATCACACCTTTTAGACTCAATGGATTTACTTATTTTAATGACTGTAAATCCTGGATTTGGGGGGCAGAGTTTCATTGAAACAATGCTCCCAAAGATCAAAGAGGCCAAGAAACTAGTTAAGGGCAATGATATAGAGATTTTAGTAGACGGTGGAGTCACTGAAAAAAACATAAAGAAGATACAAGATGCGGGTGCAGATATCCTTGTAGCAGGCTCAGCGGTCTTCAATAAAAAAGACAGCATAAAAAATAATATTATTCGATTAAAGGCTCTGGTCTAG
- a CDS encoding transketolase family protein, with amino-acid sequence MTGFGVPRDAYGEVLSQLGETRKDIVVLDADLSSSTKTSSFGKKFPDRFFNIGIAEQNMIGISAGLATTGKTVFASSFAMFAVGRVYDQIRQSIAYPKMNVKIVATHAGITVGEDGVSHQMIEDISLMCALPNMKVMVPADTFETKKIIREISLEKGPTYVRLGRSKVPNVFESEDEIKLGKAITLLDGDDVTIMASGVMVSKSLEAAQKLVKEGISAGVVNLSTLKPIDREGIIKAGKKSGCVVTAEEHNIYIGMGALVSSILSEEYPVPVLRCGIKDTFAQSGDYELLMQIYNLTSDEIYKLSKNVITMKK; translated from the coding sequence ATGACGGGATTTGGAGTTCCAAGGGATGCTTACGGCGAGGTGTTATCCCAGCTTGGAGAAACAAGAAAAGATATAGTTGTATTGGATGCTGACCTATCATCTTCAACAAAGACATCTTCATTCGGAAAGAAGTTCCCCGACCGATTTTTCAACATAGGTATCGCTGAACAAAATATGATTGGCATATCTGCAGGTCTTGCCACAACAGGAAAAACTGTTTTTGCTTCATCATTCGCCATGTTTGCTGTTGGAAGGGTATACGATCAGATTAGACAATCAATAGCATACCCCAAGATGAATGTCAAAATTGTTGCAACGCACGCTGGCATTACAGTTGGTGAAGATGGAGTATCGCACCAGATGATAGAGGATATTTCTCTCATGTGCGCACTTCCAAATATGAAGGTCATGGTGCCTGCAGACACATTTGAAACTAAAAAAATAATTCGTGAAATATCTTTAGAAAAAGGCCCGACATATGTAAGGCTTGGAAGGAGTAAAGTTCCTAATGTGTTCGAAAGCGAAGATGAAATCAAACTAGGAAAAGCCATTACATTGCTAGATGGAGATGACGTTACTATAATGGCATCAGGAGTAATGGTATCAAAATCTCTTGAGGCAGCACAGAAACTAGTGAAAGAAGGCATTTCTGCTGGTGTTGTAAATCTAAGCACTTTAAAGCCAATTGACCGAGAAGGCATAATTAAAGCTGGAAAAAAATCAGGGTGCGTTGTCACTGCAGAAGAGCATAATATATATATCGGGATGGGTGCGCTTGTTTCATCAATTCTTTCTGAGGAATACCCAGTCCCTGTTTTAAGATGCGGAATAAAAGACACTTTTGCCCAAAGCGGAGATTATGAACTTTTGATGCAGATATATAATCTTACGTCGGATGAAATCTATAAACTATCAAAAAACGTTATAACGATGAAAAAATAA
- the argS gene encoding arginine--tRNA ligase yields the protein MLKNLKNDLENSIRKAIDSENALDFEIVFSRPPDFKMGDIATPLSFELAKKLKKNPIQIAKDIADNIVLPTGLEKVETSGGYINFFFDRKYFSKKTVGAIITENGSYGKGEKKKEKVMVEYSQPNTHKSFHIGHLRNVCLGDALANIMEFSGYETVRANYIGDVGAHVAKCIWGYMKFYDGVVPESGKGDFLGKVYSEADNKLKDSEEYQEEYKIVLKNLYEEDKRTMDVWKMTREWSLEEFNRIYQELGVNFDIFLYESEVKDEGTKIARELFEKGIAKNKNGAVIVDLKEFGLDEFVILRSDGTALYSTKDLALAERKFQDFKIDLSLYVVGSEQKFYFKQLFKTLELMGFSQAKRCYHLSYELVMLEEGKMSSREGNVVLYSDLKDVVKKEALNQVRERNISNAEIISEIVTIGALKYSMMKDNNKRIIFNWKKALDFEGDTAPYIQYAHARASSILKKIGEFNSEFEIERLNEKEYKLVSLLSELPEIVEKASIDYRPDYVSNYVYDVAKCFNEFYHECHVVNAESNKEFRACLVKATKIVLHNALGLLGIKAPEEM from the coding sequence TTGCTCAAAAATTTAAAGAATGATTTGGAAAACTCAATAAGAAAAGCTATTGATTCAGAAAATGCTTTGGATTTTGAGATAGTTTTTTCAAGGCCGCCTGATTTTAAAATGGGTGATATTGCAACTCCGCTCTCTTTTGAGCTTGCAAAAAAACTAAAGAAAAATCCCATCCAGATTGCAAAAGATATTGCAGATAATATTGTCCTGCCAACAGGTTTGGAAAAAGTGGAAACATCTGGGGGATACATAAACTTCTTTTTTGATAGGAAATATTTTTCAAAAAAGACTGTTGGCGCTATAATTACTGAAAATGGCTCTTACGGAAAAGGTGAGAAAAAGAAAGAGAAGGTAATGGTTGAGTATTCACAACCCAACACTCACAAATCATTCCACATAGGTCATTTAAGAAACGTCTGCCTTGGAGATGCCTTGGCCAATATAATGGAATTCTCAGGATATGAGACTGTTAGGGCCAATTATATTGGAGATGTCGGAGCCCATGTTGCTAAGTGCATATGGGGGTACATGAAATTCTATGATGGTGTGGTACCGGAAAGCGGCAAAGGAGATTTTCTCGGTAAGGTCTATTCTGAAGCCGATAACAAACTCAAGGACTCTGAAGAATATCAAGAAGAATACAAAATCGTTTTGAAAAATCTCTATGAAGAGGACAAACGAACTATGGACGTCTGGAAAATGACCAGAGAATGGAGTCTTGAGGAGTTTAATAGAATTTACCAAGAGCTCGGAGTTAACTTTGATATCTTTCTATATGAGAGTGAAGTCAAAGATGAAGGCACCAAAATAGCTCGTGAGCTTTTTGAAAAAGGGATAGCAAAGAACAAGAATGGTGCAGTAATAGTTGATCTTAAGGAGTTTGGCCTTGATGAGTTTGTCATCTTAAGAAGCGATGGAACTGCACTCTACTCGACAAAAGACCTTGCTCTTGCAGAAAGAAAGTTTCAGGATTTTAAGATTGATCTATCATTATATGTTGTTGGGAGTGAGCAGAAATTTTACTTCAAACAGCTTTTCAAAACCCTAGAGCTTATGGGATTTAGCCAAGCAAAAAGATGCTATCATTTATCATATGAGCTTGTAATGCTTGAAGAAGGAAAGATGTCTTCAAGAGAAGGGAATGTTGTACTTTATTCAGATCTAAAGGATGTTGTGAAAAAAGAGGCTTTAAATCAAGTTAGAGAAAGGAATATTTCAAATGCTGAAATTATATCCGAAATTGTGACTATTGGTGCTTTGAAGTACAGCATGATGAAGGATAATAACAAGAGGATCATCTTCAACTGGAAAAAGGCATTGGACTTTGAAGGTGATACTGCGCCTTATATTCAATACGCTCACGCAAGGGCATCGAGCATCCTGAAAAAAATTGGAGAGTTTAACTCTGAATTTGAAATAGAGAGGTTAAATGAAAAAGAGTATAAGCTTGTGTCTTTGCTCTCTGAATTGCCAGAGATTGTTGAGAAGGCCTCTATTGATTACAGGCCTGACTATGTTTCAAATTATGTTTATGATGTAGCAAAGTGCTTCAATGAGTTTTACCATGAGTGTCACGTTGTGAATGCTGAATCAAATAAAGAGTTTAGAGCTTGCCTTGTTAAAGCAACAAAGATAGTTTTACACAATGCTTTGGGACTTCTTGGAATTAAAGCCCCAGAAGAGATGTAA
- a CDS encoding transketolase — MKAKESLDELTINDLKKRANKIRKDIIEMIYSAKSGHPGGSLSSADIVTSLYFHIMNHDPKNPSWIERDRFILSKGHACPSLYAALAESGYFDVSELKNLRKPECLLQGHPCTKTPGIEISTGSLGQGLSIATGIALGLRLDGSSSRVFALLGDGELQSGQIWEAMMAAPNFKLGNLTAIIDRNMLQIDGLTEKVMALEPLKDKLKAFNWQVYEIDGHNFKEIIETINEGLKITDKPKAIIAHTIKGKGVSFMENNASFHGKPPTDEEYKIAMKDLEAIS, encoded by the coding sequence ATGAAAGCAAAAGAATCCTTAGATGAATTGACTATAAATGATTTGAAAAAAAGAGCTAATAAGATCAGAAAAGATATTATAGAAATGATTTATTCTGCCAAATCCGGGCATCCAGGTGGATCTCTATCTTCTGCAGATATTGTAACATCACTTTATTTCCATATTATGAATCATGACCCTAAAAATCCCTCATGGATTGAGAGAGACAGATTCATTTTGAGCAAGGGACATGCATGCCCTTCGCTATACGCTGCACTTGCAGAATCAGGATATTTTGACGTAAGCGAATTAAAAAATTTAAGAAAACCTGAGTGTCTTTTACAGGGCCATCCCTGCACCAAAACACCAGGTATAGAGATATCAACAGGTTCACTGGGTCAAGGTCTATCAATTGCCACAGGTATCGCACTTGGACTTAGGCTCGATGGAAGTAGTTCCAGAGTTTTTGCCTTACTTGGAGATGGCGAGCTCCAATCGGGACAGATTTGGGAAGCCATGATGGCGGCACCTAATTTTAAACTTGGAAATCTCACCGCGATTATAGATAGAAATATGCTGCAGATAGATGGACTAACAGAAAAGGTCATGGCTCTTGAACCCCTAAAAGACAAGCTCAAAGCATTCAATTGGCAAGTTTACGAGATAGATGGGCACAATTTCAAAGAAATAATTGAAACTATTAATGAAGGACTTAAGATCACAGATAAACCAAAGGCGATAATAGCCCACACAATTAAAGGAAAGGGCGTATCTTTTATGGAAAACAATGCATCTTTCCACGGTAAACCACCAACTGATGAAGAGTATAAAATTGCCATGAAAGACTTGGAGGCAATATCATGA
- the meaB gene encoding methylmalonyl Co-A mutase-associated GTPase MeaB: protein MNSLDELIKKMIKGDRRALGKIITLMENDSSSSAYIIPKIHYLTGKAHIVGITGPPGSGKSSIVDKLISYYRNEGKKVGVVAIDPTSPFTGGAILGDRIRMKKHYTDKEVFIRSMATRGNLGGLSEATGNTIKALDAFGKDVIIIETVGAGQVEVDVVKVADTVVVVSVPSMGDSVQTLKAGIMEIGDIFAVNKADIEGVEKCIMEIRMMLELSDKEEGWNPPIMKTFGNKDDGANELYDEIKKHNSFLFDSGHHEKRRIIREKTELFNILQNLFIKNLYSTVSEKEMDELAKKIANREKDPYMIIEELIPRLKKLI from the coding sequence ATGAACTCCTTGGACGAACTAATTAAAAAGATGATCAAAGGAGATAGAAGAGCACTTGGAAAAATTATTACTTTAATGGAAAATGATTCCTCTTCTTCTGCTTATATAATTCCTAAAATACATTATCTGACTGGCAAAGCCCATATTGTAGGAATAACTGGACCTCCTGGATCTGGCAAAAGTAGCATTGTTGATAAATTAATCTCTTATTATAGAAATGAAGGAAAAAAGGTTGGAGTTGTTGCTATAGATCCTACTAGCCCTTTCACTGGAGGGGCTATTCTTGGGGATAGGATAAGGATGAAAAAACACTATACTGACAAAGAAGTTTTTATTAGAAGTATGGCTACTAGAGGAAATCTCGGAGGATTGTCAGAAGCAACTGGAAACACAATCAAAGCACTAGACGCCTTCGGAAAAGATGTAATTATTATTGAAACTGTTGGCGCAGGGCAGGTAGAAGTTGATGTTGTTAAAGTAGCAGATACTGTTGTAGTTGTTTCTGTCCCGAGCATGGGAGATAGTGTCCAAACACTAAAAGCTGGGATTATGGAAATAGGAGACATATTTGCTGTTAATAAAGCAGATATTGAAGGTGTTGAGAAGTGCATCATGGAAATCAGAATGATGCTAGAACTTTCAGACAAAGAAGAAGGTTGGAATCCTCCAATAATGAAAACATTTGGAAATAAAGATGATGGGGCAAATGAGCTTTATGATGAAATTAAGAAACATAATAGTTTTTTATTTGATTCTGGACATCATGAAAAAAGGAGGATAATAAGAGAGAAAACTGAATTATTTAACATACTCCAGAATCTATTTATTAAAAATCTGTATAGTACGGTCAGTGAAAAAGAAATGGACGAGCTTGCAAAAAAGATAGCAAATAGGGAGAAAGATCCTTATATGATTATTGAAGAATTAATTCCTAGATTAAAGAAGTTAATATGA
- a CDS encoding NAD(P)/FAD-dependent oxidoreductase gives MDITVIGAGPAGLLVSQYLNKAGYKVKIIEEHKTIGKPISCSGLIGKDFFDHFKEFDFKDSIKNRIDGAKIFLGNESFELKRKGVSFVVDRAIFDQSLSKRLEVSLNEKFQSFNRNNGTITIKTNKSKFNTDLLIGADGPSSKVRSQEFQFNIKHYKGYQIRTRAELDLENLVEVHVQRPFFTWIIPEGEGIFRIGTVSDNPKESLTRFLKEIGIKQDPIEVQAGVIPVGKGDIYKDRVFLLGDAACQVKPLSGGGVYYGALAAEALANSIISDRYFDYPLQCKNLLGKEISRGLLLRKMYESLNDKELNSIFDFLKSKKQILNETGSFDEHSKTILSLIKDPKALTFLPIFLKTYLRTL, from the coding sequence GTGGATATAACTGTTATTGGCGCAGGACCGGCGGGGCTACTTGTTTCTCAGTATCTCAATAAAGCCGGGTACAAGGTAAAAATAATTGAAGAGCACAAGACTATCGGGAAACCCATTTCCTGCTCTGGCCTCATAGGAAAAGACTTTTTTGATCACTTCAAGGAGTTTGACTTTAAGGATTCTATTAAAAACAGGATTGACGGAGCAAAAATATTTCTTGGCAATGAATCCTTTGAGCTTAAAAGAAAGGGCGTATCCTTTGTTGTTGACCGAGCTATTTTTGACCAGTCTCTTTCAAAAAGGCTTGAAGTTTCTTTGAACGAAAAATTTCAATCATTTAACAGAAATAACGGGACTATTACTATAAAGACAAACAAAAGTAAATTCAACACCGATTTGCTTATAGGTGCAGATGGGCCGTCCTCTAAAGTTAGATCACAAGAGTTTCAATTCAATATAAAACACTACAAAGGCTACCAGATTAGAACTAGAGCAGAACTTGATTTAGAGAATCTTGTCGAAGTCCACGTACAAAGACCGTTCTTTACATGGATCATCCCCGAAGGAGAAGGCATATTCAGAATAGGTACGGTATCAGATAATCCCAAAGAGTCACTTACTAGATTCTTAAAAGAAATAGGGATAAAGCAAGATCCGATTGAAGTTCAAGCCGGCGTTATACCTGTGGGAAAAGGAGATATCTACAAGGACAGAGTCTTTCTTTTAGGGGATGCAGCATGCCAGGTAAAACCATTATCTGGTGGAGGTGTTTATTACGGCGCGTTGGCTGCAGAGGCCCTTGCCAATTCAATAATCTCAGATAGATATTTTGACTACCCATTGCAGTGTAAGAACTTACTTGGGAAGGAGATTTCTAGAGGATTACTTTTGAGAAAAATGTATGAAAGTCTAAATGACAAAGAACTAAACAGCATATTTGATTTTCTTAAATCAAAAAAACAGATTCTTAATGAAACTGGGAGCTTTGATGAGCATTCTAAGACTATTCTCTCATTGATAAAAGATCCAAAAGCATTAACTTTTCTACCTATTTTTTTAAAAACTTATCTTAGAACTCTCTAA